The proteins below come from a single Desulfitobacterium metallireducens DSM 15288 genomic window:
- the rlmN gene encoding 23S rRNA (adenine(2503)-C(2))-methyltransferase RlmN, which translates to MNTMVRSDIRGLTEAELILACQEIGVPKFRGRQLFHWIQQKAVQNWDEIKNIGKADLIKIQERLILVPLLQLKEQVSQDETRKFLFELADGQSIECVLMDYDRVKSRNRRTVCVSTQVGCPVGCAFCATGLGGWQRNLSSGEIVGQILDITHAMRQEDPDFQVTNVVFMGMGEPLLNYDEVLKGIQILNQEAGQNIGMRRMTISTSGVAPKIRQLAQDNPQVGLAVSLHSANNEIRNDLIPINRRYPLEELMKACQEYTERTNRRITFEVALIAGQATHKAAEEVAQLLQGQLAHVNLIPVNPVVETGMARPDGAEIQGFARVLEQRGIPVSLREEKGTDIDAACGQLRRQWESDEK; encoded by the coding sequence GTGAATACTATGGTGAGAAGTGATATAAGAGGGTTGACTGAGGCTGAACTTATTTTAGCTTGCCAGGAAATAGGTGTACCGAAATTCAGAGGACGTCAGCTCTTTCATTGGATTCAACAGAAAGCGGTTCAAAATTGGGATGAGATCAAAAATATCGGAAAAGCGGATCTCATAAAAATTCAGGAGCGTTTGATACTAGTACCGCTTCTTCAACTCAAGGAGCAGGTTTCTCAGGATGAAACCCGGAAATTTTTATTCGAACTGGCCGATGGACAGAGCATCGAATGTGTGTTAATGGATTATGACCGTGTGAAAAGTCGAAATCGTCGAACGGTCTGTGTTTCTACTCAGGTAGGTTGTCCAGTCGGGTGTGCTTTTTGTGCCACAGGTTTAGGGGGATGGCAAAGAAATCTTTCCTCAGGGGAAATCGTGGGACAAATTCTCGATATTACCCATGCGATGCGCCAAGAGGATCCTGATTTTCAAGTGACAAATGTCGTTTTTATGGGTATGGGAGAACCGTTGCTCAATTATGACGAGGTCTTGAAGGGGATTCAAATTCTTAATCAGGAGGCGGGTCAAAATATTGGGATGAGGCGGATGACCATTTCAACGAGCGGTGTTGCTCCGAAAATCCGGCAATTGGCGCAGGATAATCCTCAAGTTGGGTTAGCTGTTTCCTTACATAGTGCCAATAATGAGATTCGCAATGACTTAATCCCGATTAATCGCCGTTATCCTCTGGAAGAGCTAATGAAAGCTTGCCAGGAGTATACGGAAAGAACGAACCGAAGAATTACGTTTGAAGTTGCTTTAATTGCAGGTCAGGCGACGCATAAAGCAGCAGAGGAAGTTGCTCAGCTTTTGCAAGGGCAACTCGCGCATGTCAATTTGATCCCTGTAAACCCCGTTGTGGAGACGGGAATGGCTCGGCCGGATGGCGCTGAAATTCAGGGCTTTGCGCGAGTCCTCGAACAACGAGGTATCCCGGTTTCCCTTCGTGAAGAAAAAGGAACAGATATTGATGCAGCCTGTGGACAACTGCGACGCCAGTGGGAGAGTGACGAGAAATGA
- the rsmB gene encoding 16S rRNA (cytosine(967)-C(5))-methyltransferase RsmB: protein MIKLTPRERAVRILRRVDEEEAYANLLLQRELREVEDGRDRQLITQLVNGTLKNRLTLDYALRRHLRTPLSGLPHEVRWILRISAFQLLYLSKIPASAAVNEGVEMTKRRQVKYAGLVNSVLHKVLDQGWNIRWPNPQREAVRYLSARYSHPEWMVKRWLKRYGFEETEALCQTNNEIAPLWIRTNILRITREELVDRLQKENVEVSLGERVPESLVLENSGALDKLASFQEGLFAVQDESSQLVAHILNPQPGDIVLDACAAPGGKTTHLAQKMKNQGKILAFDIHPHKVELIAQLAERLGITNIQAQAGDARELPGIENGTCQKVLVDAPCSGLGVIRRRADLRWNKEEEEIGKLPSLQLEILERAAQCVALGGELVYSTCTVEPEENFEVVKAFRKVHPEFKPVNLLDTLPFSLDEEKDIRQAEKGMLQILPHRHGMDGFFLAKFQRVEV from the coding sequence ATGATTAAGTTGACACCACGGGAACGAGCCGTTCGTATTCTTCGCCGAGTCGATGAAGAGGAAGCTTACGCAAACCTCCTTTTGCAAAGAGAATTAAGAGAGGTTGAGGATGGAAGAGACCGACAGCTCATTACCCAGTTGGTTAATGGGACTTTAAAAAATCGACTGACTTTGGATTATGCGTTGAGGCGGCATTTGCGTACTCCTCTTTCTGGTTTACCCCATGAAGTACGCTGGATTTTACGGATTAGCGCTTTTCAACTCCTCTATTTATCGAAAATCCCTGCTTCTGCGGCGGTTAATGAAGGAGTGGAGATGACCAAACGACGCCAGGTAAAGTATGCGGGTTTAGTTAACAGCGTTCTTCACAAGGTCCTTGACCAGGGTTGGAATATTCGCTGGCCAAATCCGCAAAGAGAGGCAGTGCGCTATTTATCGGCTCGTTATTCTCATCCGGAATGGATGGTCAAACGTTGGCTCAAACGCTATGGTTTTGAAGAGACCGAAGCGCTCTGTCAAACGAACAATGAGATTGCACCGTTGTGGATTCGGACAAACATCCTGAGGATTACCCGTGAAGAGCTAGTCGACAGGCTTCAGAAGGAAAATGTTGAGGTCAGCTTAGGAGAGCGGGTACCCGAAAGTTTAGTTCTCGAAAATTCCGGAGCACTCGATAAACTCGCAAGCTTTCAAGAGGGCCTTTTTGCAGTCCAGGATGAGAGCTCACAACTCGTGGCTCATATTTTAAATCCTCAACCCGGTGATATTGTCTTGGATGCTTGTGCGGCACCTGGAGGAAAAACAACTCATCTTGCTCAGAAAATGAAAAATCAAGGGAAAATTCTGGCCTTTGACATCCATCCTCATAAAGTCGAGTTGATTGCTCAGCTGGCAGAACGCTTGGGGATTACCAATATTCAAGCTCAAGCGGGAGATGCACGAGAATTGCCAGGTATCGAAAATGGCACTTGTCAAAAGGTTTTGGTGGATGCGCCGTGTTCAGGGCTAGGAGTCATTCGTCGGCGGGCTGACCTCAGATGGAACAAAGAAGAAGAGGAAATTGGGAAGCTTCCGTCTTTGCAACTCGAAATCTTAGAGAGAGCGGCCCAATGTGTGGCTCTTGGCGGAGAACTGGTTTATTCGACGTGTACGGTTGAACCCGAAGAAAATTTTGAGGTGGTCAAAGCGTTTCGCAAGGTTCACCCCGAATTTAAACCGGTTAATCTATTAGATACTCTGCCGTTTTCCTTAGACGAAGAAAAAGATATTCGACAAGCAGAAAAAGGAATGCTGCAAATTTTGCCTCATCGTCACGGGATGGATGGGTTTTTCTTAGCTAAATTTCAGCGGGTGGAAGTTTAG